The following coding sequences are from one Candidatus Binataceae bacterium window:
- a CDS encoding glycosyltransferase family 9 protein — translation MTHRNRIVADRLLGVPAAFMFNGLARALGALMRRDHSMTANNVRRVIVAKLLGMGSILQATPLLRALKRRYPNARLTFVTMRSNQELVKRLEWVDEVVTLDDRNVLAMAITTLRAVARLIRLRADLYFDLEVYSAFASLLALWAATRNRIGFYRHSTAFKNGIYTHLVFFNTRMPVRRLYLQLGRVAGLPAGEPDTIGPIRVDEADRAGAQRVLSQLPHWQMGRPYIVINPNASDLLLERRWPGDYVVETIRRLVASDQRVVLIGARDEQPYVQGLVERLPAETRLGVANTAGKLTLGELLALLDGAACVLTNDSGPMHMAFALGRPTVCLFGPADPDHYGQKLPNVETLYMPVFCSPCLYEADQPPCRGENVCMQRIRPELVIHVVTRLTSNGICEARTLAHEHSPDIPVVSETPSGNPLGVVVRASLRSADVSG, via the coding sequence ATGACGCACAGGAACCGGATTGTGGCCGATCGTCTACTCGGGGTGCCCGCGGCGTTCATGTTCAACGGCCTGGCGCGGGCGTTGGGCGCGCTGATGCGTCGCGACCACTCGATGACCGCGAACAACGTTCGGCGGGTTATTGTAGCCAAGCTGCTCGGCATGGGGAGCATCCTGCAGGCGACGCCGCTGCTGAGGGCGCTCAAAAGACGTTATCCGAATGCGCGGCTGACATTTGTCACAATGCGATCGAACCAGGAGTTGGTGAAACGTCTGGAGTGGGTGGACGAAGTGGTGACGCTCGACGACCGAAACGTCCTGGCGATGGCAATTACGACATTGAGGGCGGTTGCAAGGCTGATTCGGCTGCGCGCGGACCTGTACTTCGATCTCGAGGTGTACTCGGCCTTCGCATCGCTACTGGCGCTGTGGGCGGCGACGCGCAACCGCATCGGGTTCTATCGACACAGCACGGCCTTCAAGAACGGGATTTATACGCACCTGGTGTTTTTCAACACTCGGATGCCAGTGCGCCGCCTGTATTTGCAGCTCGGGAGGGTGGCCGGCTTGCCGGCGGGCGAGCCGGATACGATTGGCCCGATTCGAGTCGATGAGGCGGACCGCGCAGGTGCGCAGCGCGTCCTGTCGCAGTTGCCGCACTGGCAGATGGGTCGGCCGTATATAGTGATAAACCCCAACGCCTCAGATTTGTTGCTGGAGCGGCGCTGGCCGGGGGATTACGTGGTGGAAACCATCAGGCGGCTGGTTGCTTCAGACCAGCGGGTGGTCTTGATCGGCGCGCGCGACGAGCAGCCCTACGTGCAGGGTCTGGTTGAGCGGCTGCCCGCCGAGACACGGCTGGGCGTGGCCAACACGGCCGGCAAGCTTACGCTGGGAGAACTGCTGGCGCTGCTCGATGGGGCGGCATGCGTGCTTACCAACGACAGTGGCCCGATGCATATGGCGTTCGCGTTGGGCAGACCGACTGTGTGCTTGTTCGGCCCGGCTGACCCCGATCATTACGGCCAGAAGCTGCCGAATGTTGAAACGCTTTACATGCCGGTATTTTGCAGTCCCTGCTTGTACGAGGCGGACCAGCCGCCGTGCCGTGGGGAAAACGTGTGCATGCAGCGCATCCGGCCAGAGTTGGTGATTCACGTCGTTACACGCTTGACCAGCAACGGCATCTGCGAAGCTAGAACGCTCGCGCACGAGCATTCCCCCGATATCCCGGTGGTGAGTGAAACTCCGAGCGGGAATCCTTTAGGGGTCGTAGTACGGGCTTCACTGCGATCTGCCGATGTCTCGGGGTAG
- a CDS encoding NAD-dependent epimerase/dehydratase family protein, translating into MSEGGRHVLVTGAGGFIGRDLVRRLGEAGWRVRAMVRGGAAALQGVGGLEVVRADMRDEESLRRAVEGAAVVVHLAAAKADEADSEDVNVRGAERLVRACRASGCARLINVSTQSAGIARKGLYARTKLAAERVFIGSGLQVTNLRPSLVYGEEQGGVFGTVVKFVRRLPMVPVLGDGRWLSAPIYVGDVSRAIIACIEHDATIGKTYLIGGPEIISFDELIDRICAALGVRRRKVHIPFVLSLWVARTMRAIWPGCPITVSNVLGSNQNVELDIEPARRDFGFDPLPLERGLELVLDARTNHVGGASGSAADDFRLIARYLLDVEPPPELVERYVAAERKLLGGEASPEWEAVRRHPRLLPYLDAAAGVLARRSLLRRKILLAAAVLEASPAYADFFLAEVDGRAAAVLALLWQGARGAIMLTLGMPLLFVIRRR; encoded by the coding sequence ATGAGCGAGGGAGGACGGCATGTGCTGGTCACCGGCGCCGGGGGGTTCATCGGCAGGGACCTCGTGCGCAGGCTGGGTGAGGCCGGCTGGCGGGTGAGGGCGATGGTGCGCGGCGGGGCCGCGGCGCTGCAAGGCGTCGGCGGGCTCGAAGTGGTCCGCGCCGACATGCGCGACGAGGAGTCGCTGCGGCGCGCGGTCGAGGGAGCGGCGGTGGTGGTCCATCTGGCGGCCGCCAAGGCCGACGAGGCCGACAGCGAGGACGTAAACGTCAGGGGTGCGGAGCGCCTGGTGCGGGCCTGCCGCGCCAGCGGCTGCGCACGGCTCATCAATGTCAGCACGCAGTCCGCGGGAATTGCGCGAAAGGGTCTGTATGCGCGGACCAAACTCGCCGCCGAGAGAGTCTTCATTGGTTCCGGACTCCAGGTAACCAATCTGCGTCCCAGCCTGGTTTACGGCGAAGAGCAAGGCGGGGTGTTCGGCACCGTCGTCAAGTTCGTACGGCGGCTGCCGATGGTGCCGGTTCTCGGCGACGGACGCTGGCTGAGCGCCCCGATTTACGTCGGCGACGTTTCCAGAGCGATCATCGCCTGTATCGAGCACGATGCCACTATCGGCAAGACTTACCTGATCGGCGGTCCCGAGATCATCAGCTTTGACGAGCTGATCGATCGAATATGCGCCGCCCTCGGCGTGCGCCGGCGCAAGGTGCATATTCCGTTCGTGCTTTCGTTGTGGGTTGCGCGGACGATGAGGGCGATCTGGCCCGGATGCCCGATCACCGTCAGCAACGTCCTGGGCTCGAATCAGAACGTTGAGCTGGACATTGAACCCGCGCGGCGCGATTTCGGCTTCGACCCCCTGCCGCTGGAGCGCGGGCTCGAACTGGTGCTGGACGCGCGCACAAACCACGTCGGAGGCGCCAGCGGCAGCGCGGCCGACGATTTCAGGTTGATCGCCCGCTACCTGCTGGATGTTGAGCCGCCGCCCGAGCTGGTCGAACGGTACGTCGCCGCGGAGCGCAAGCTGCTGGGCGGCGAGGCATCGCCGGAGTGGGAGGCCGTGCGGCGCCATCCGCGACTGCTACCGTATCTCGACGCGGCGGCAGGCGTACTCGCGCGCCGCTCGCTGCTGCGCCGAAAGATTCTGCTTGCAGCCGCCGTGCTGGAGGCGAGCCCCGCATACGCTGATTTCTTTCTCGCCGAGGTTGACGGCCGCGCCGCGGCGGTGCTCGCGCTTTTGTGGCAAGGGGCCCGCGGCGCAATCATGTTGACTCTGGGCATGCCGCTGTTGTTTGTGATCCGCCGGCGATGA
- a CDS encoding glycosyltransferase family 2 protein, which translates to MAVGAAKFARLTLESPAERDGRSPAAAEVELSVVIPCLNEADTLAGCIERAQRGLRKARVDGEIIIADNGSTDGSVEIARAMGVRVVPVAERGYGNALMGGIAAARGKFIVMGDADGSYDFEEIPAFLDKLREGYELVQGCRLPAGGGKVMPGAMPVLHRWIGNPFFSAIARRWFKSTIHDIYCGMRGFTKELYLRLAQRCTGMEFATEMIIKSSLLGARAAEVPITLHKDGRQAHAPHLKTFRDGWRTLRFFLVSNPRRLFLLPGAALMVFGLIAYGLAMPGMELHGVRFDAHTLLFGTLALLCGYQSIFFGVFAKALAIKEGMLPDDPRLRRFLSRFNVELGLVIAACALVSGLALLAMAVNQWRLVDFGLLDYAHTMRFVVPGATLTALGFQTILSAFLVSFLDFPTR; encoded by the coding sequence ATGGCGGTCGGCGCAGCCAAATTCGCACGGCTAACGCTCGAGTCCCCAGCGGAGCGCGACGGCCGCTCGCCGGCCGCGGCCGAGGTCGAGCTGAGCGTCGTCATACCCTGCCTCAACGAGGCGGACACTCTGGCCGGCTGTATCGAGCGGGCGCAACGCGGCCTGCGAAAGGCGCGCGTCGACGGTGAGATCATCATCGCCGACAACGGCAGCACCGACGGCTCGGTCGAAATCGCACGCGCGATGGGTGTGCGGGTGGTTCCCGTCGCCGAGCGAGGATATGGCAACGCCCTGATGGGCGGTATCGCGGCGGCGCGCGGCAAGTTCATCGTGATGGGCGACGCCGACGGCAGCTACGACTTCGAGGAAATCCCCGCCTTTCTCGACAAGCTGCGCGAGGGCTACGAGCTGGTCCAGGGATGCCGGCTGCCGGCGGGCGGTGGCAAGGTGATGCCGGGGGCGATGCCTGTTCTGCATCGCTGGATTGGCAACCCGTTCTTTTCCGCGATCGCGCGCCGCTGGTTCAAGTCGACCATCCACGACATCTATTGCGGGATGCGCGGCTTTACCAAGGAACTCTACCTGCGGCTGGCGCAGCGCTGCACCGGGATGGAATTTGCGACCGAAATGATTATCAAGTCGTCGCTGCTCGGTGCGCGGGCCGCCGAGGTTCCAATCACGCTCCACAAGGACGGCCGCCAGGCGCATGCGCCCCATCTGAAGACGTTTCGTGATGGATGGCGCACGCTGCGCTTTTTCCTGGTCTCCAACCCTCGCCGGCTTTTTCTGCTTCCCGGTGCGGCCCTTATGGTTTTCGGTCTCATCGCCTATGGGCTGGCGATGCCCGGCATGGAGCTCCACGGCGTCAGGTTCGACGCTCACACGCTGCTGTTCGGCACGCTGGCGCTGCTGTGCGGCTATCAGTCGATTTTCTTCGGGGTCTTCGCCAAGGCCCTGGCGATCAAGGAAGGGATGCTGCCCGACGACCCGCGTCTGCGGCGTTTCCTGAGCCGGTTCAATGTGGAGTTGGGACTGGTAATCGCGGCCTGTGCGCTGGTTAGCGGCCTGGCGCTGCTCGCGATGGCAGTAAATCAGTGGCGGCTGGTTGACTTCGGCCTTCTCGATTACGCCCACACGATGCGCTTCGTCGTGCCCGGCGCGACGCTGACCGCGCTCGGCTTCCAGACCATCCTTTCCGCCTTCCTCGTCAGCTTCCTCGATTTCCCGACGCGCTAA